Sequence from the Gemmatimonadetes bacterium SCN 70-22 genome:
CGGCTGCCGGGGCCGATCCGCGCGTGGATCACGCGGGGGCTGGCCTTCGACCCGGCCGAGCGCTTCGAGAGCACGGCGGCGATGCGGGAGGCGTGGGGGGAGGGATGGCGCGCGGTGACGGAGGAGGGGGGAGGGGAGGGGGGCGAGGAGGAGCGCGGGAAGGACGGGTTGCGCGGGCTGCGCGACCTGCTCAAGGCGTCGATGATATTTCGCGAGAAACCAGAGTCGTGACGCAGGAACGTTCATGAGCATGAAGCCGAGAATCGTGGTGACGGGGATAGGCGTGGTGACCCCCATCGGGTCGGGGCGGGAGGCGTTCTGGAGCGCGCTCACCGCCGGCGTGTCGGGGGGGGGGCCGATTTCCGCCTTCGACGCGTCGCCGTATGCGACGCAGATCGCCGCCGAGTGCCGCGACTTCGACCCGATGGCGTACATGCACCGCAAGCTGGCGGGGCGGATGGGGCGCAACTCGCAGATGGCGGTGGCGGCGGCGATGCAGGCGGTGCAGGATGCCGGGCTCGACCTCGCCGGCATGGACACGGCGCGCGTGGGGTGCTGCGTGGGGGCGGCGGCGGGGGACTTCAACACGCTGGAGGAGAACCACGTCGAGTTCCTCGACCGGGGGGCCAAGGCGATCTCGCCGTTCTGCGTGCCGAAGGTGATTCCCAACATGCCGGCCGGGAACGTGGCCATCGCGTTAGGCATCCACGGTCCCAACTTCGCCGCGCTCTCGGCGTGCGCCACCGGTGCGCACTCCATCGGCATGGCGTTGCTGCTGCTGCGCGCGGGACAGGCCGACGTGATGCTGGCCGGCGGGGTGGAGTCGACGATCACGCCGTTCGTGCTGAACGGCTACGTGGCGATGGGGGCGCTGTCGAAGCGGAACGATGCGCCGGCCAGGGCGAGCCGCCCCTTCGACAAGACGCGCGACGGCTTCGTGATGGGGGAGGGAGCGGGGGTGCTGGTGCTCGAGACGCTGGAGCACGCCCGGGCCCGCGGCGCCGAGCCGATCGCCGAGGTCGCGGGGTTCGGGGCCACGGCCGACGGCTTCGGACTGGCGCAGCCCGATCCGGAGGCGGCGTGGACGGCGAAAGCAATGGAGCTGGCGCTGCGCGACGCGGGGATGAGCGCGAGCGACGTGCAGTACATCAATGCGCACGGGACGTCGACGCCGGCCAACGACCGGAGCGAGACGAAGGCGATCCTCAAGGTGTTCGGCGACGCGCCGCCGCTGGTGAGCTCGAACAAGTCGATGATCGGGCACACGTTAGGCGCGGCGGGGGCGATCGAGGCGGCGGCGACGGCGCTGACGGTGAAGCACGGCGTCATCCCGCCGACCATCAACTTCGAGGTGCCGGACGAGGAGATCCCGCTCGACGTGGTGCCCAACGTGGCGCGCTCGGTGCGGGTGGAGGCGGCGCTGTCGAACTCGTTCGGCTTCGGGGGGCAGAACGGGGTGCTGGCGTTCCGCAAAGTGTAGCGGGCGCCCAGGGCCGGCGAGCGTCCGGCGAACACGGAAAGCCGATGGCGCGTGGGGCGCGGGAGAGGCATTCTTCCCGCGCCCGCTTCGTTCTCCCCCTTTGCCAACGATCGCGATGCGAGTCCCTGCTTTTGCGCGCCGGGCGGCGATGGCCGCCCTGCTCGTCGTCATTCCCTGCCTCGACGCGCCGTGTGCGCAGCAAGCGGCCCCCGCGGCACCGGGCGCCCTCTCGGTGTCGCGGATCTTCTCCGGCGAGTTCAATGCCCGCGGGGTGGGACAGCTGCGGTGGATCGAGGGGGGGAGGGCCTTTCTCACGGTGGAGCCGGCGCCCGGCGGTCGTGGGCGCGAGATCGTGCGGCACGAGACGGCGACCGATGCGCGCACGGTGCTGGTGACGGCGGCGCAGCTCACGCCGCCAGGAGCAACCGCGCCGCTCGCCTTCGAGGCGTTCGCGTGGTCGGACGACAACAGCAAGCTCCTCCTCTTCACCAACACGAGGCGAGTCTGGCGCCTGAACACGCGCGGTGACTACTGGGTGCTGGACCGCACGTCGGGGGCGTTGCGGAAGCTCGGGGGAGAGGCGCAGCCCTCGACGCTGATGTTCGCGACCTTCTCTCCCGACGGGCGCTGGGTGGCCTACGTGCGCGAGCACGACATGTACGCCGAGGAGCTGGCGACGGGGGCCATCACGCGCCTCACGCGCGACGGGTCGCGCACCAGCATCAACGGGACGTCGGACTGGGTGTACGAGGAGGAGCTGGGGATCCGGCAGGCGTTCCAGTGGAGCCCGGACAGCAAGCGGATCCTGCTCTGGCACTTCGACGCGTCGGCGGTGCGCGACTTCCTGCTCATCAACGACACCGACTCGCTCTACCCGTTCACGACGGCGATCCCCTATCCCAAGGCGGGGACGACCAACTCGCGCGTGACGCTGGGCGTGGTGGCACCGACGGGCGGCGCGGTCACATGGCTCGCGGTGGAAGGCGACACGGCGGCGAGCTACATCGGGCGGGCGGAGTGGCTCGACTCGGCGTCGGTCCTGGTGCAGCACCTCGACCGCAAGCAGGGCCGCAACGACTTCTGGGTGGGAAATGCGACCACCGGGCGCGGGAGCGTGCTGTGGACCGACCAGGACAGCGCGTGGGTCCTGGTGCAGGAGACGCGGTGGGTGAACGGGGGGAAGGCGGGGCCGCTCGCCCTGGTGGAGAGCGAGCGTGACGGGTGGCGCCACGTCCATTCCGTCAGCCGCAAGTCGGGGGCGACCACGCTGCTGACGCCGGGCGACTTCGACGTCTCACTGGCCGGCGTGGACGAGAAGGGGGGGATCCTGTACGTGATGGCGTCCCCGGGGGACGCCATCCACGACTACCTGTACCGCGTCCCACTCAAGGGGGGGAAGGCGGTGCGGGTGACGCCGGGCGACCAGCCGGGGACGCATCGCTACGACATCTCCCCGGACGGGCGGTGGGCGCTACACACCGTCTCGCGCCACGACGCCCCGCCGCGCACGGAGATCGTCCGCCTCCCGAGCCACGAGGTAGTGCGCGTCTTGGAGGACAACGCTGCCCTGCGGGCGAAGCTCGAGGCGCTGGGCGCCCCCGCGACCGAGTTCTTCACGGTGACCACGGCGCAGGGGCTCCCGGTGGACGGTTACGTGATGCGTCCACGCAACTTCGACCCGGCCAAGCGCTATCCCGTTTTGGTGCACATCTACGGCGAGCCGGCCGGGATGACCGCTGCCGATCGTTGGGGAGGGAACACCGCGCTCTTCCACCGGATGATCGCCGACCAGGGGTACCTGGTGATGTCGTTCGATACGCGTGGGACGCCATCGCCCAAGGGGCGCGCGTGGCGCAAGGGGATCTACGGTGCCGTGGGCGCCACCACCGCCGCCGAGCAGGCGGGGGCGCTGCGCGCCTTCGCGGCGACGCACGCGTACGTGGACACGAGCCGCGTGGCGATCTGGGGGTGGAGCGGGGGCGGGACCAACACGCTCAACGCGATGTTCCGCGAGCCCGGCGTGTTCAAGGTGGGGATGTCGGTGGCGCCGGTCCCCGACCAGCGGCTGTACGACACGATCTACCAGGAGCGCTACATGGGGCTCCCGCAAGAGAACGTCGCCGGTTACCGGCTGGGTTCGGCGATCAACCACGCCGAGGGGCTCGAGGGGAAGCTCCTCATCGTGCACGGGAGCGGCGACGACAACGTGCACTACCAGGGGACGGAGCGGCTCGTCAATCGCCTCATCGAGCTGGGGAAGCGTTTCGACATGATGGTCTATCCCAACCGGTCGCACGGGATCTACGAGGGGGCGGGGACGACGGTGCACGTGTACACGCTGCTGCAGCGGTACCTGAACGAGCACCTGCCGGCAGGGGGGCGATAGGGGAGCAGCCGCCGTCCCTAGACGCACCCCCCTCGCTTCCCTACGTTGGGAAGCCGTTCGACCGCCGAACGGCGTGACCCTGCTCCGGTCTCGCTGGAGGCTCGATGAGCGACACGTTGGCGCACCTGCGGGCGTCCCTCTCCGACCGCTACGTGATCGAGCGGGAGATCGGCGCGGGGGGGATGGCCAGGGTGTTCCTGGCGGAAGACATCAGGCACCACCGCAAGGTCGCCATCAAGGTCCTGCGCCCCGAGATGACGGCGGCGTTGGGGGCGGAGCGGTTCCTGCGCGAGATCGAGACGATCGCGAGGCTCCGGCATCCCCACATCCTCCCGCTCTTCGACTCCGGGGCGGTGGGGGAGTCGCTGTTCTACGTGATGCCGTTCGTGGAGGGGGAGTCGCTCCGCACCAGGCTCGACCGGGAACGGCAGCTCCCCCTCGACGTCGCCCTGCAGCTGACGTCGGAGGTGGCCCAGGCGCTGGACTACGCGCATCGGCGCGGGGTGATTCACCGTGACATCAAGCCGGAGAACATCCTGCTGGACGACGGTCACGCGGTGGTGACCGACTTCGGGATCGCGCGGGTCGCCAGCGACTCGCAGCAGGGAGCGCTCACGCAGACCGGGTTGGCGCTCGGGACCCCGCGCTACATGAGCCCGGAGCAGGCGGCCGGCGAGCGGGAGGTGGACGGGCGCGCGGACCTCTACAGCCTGGCCTGCACGCTGTACGAGATGCTGGCGGGGCAGCCGCCCTTCACGGCGCCGACGCTGGAGCGGCTGGTCTATCAGCATCTCATCGAGCCGCCGCCCCCGGTGACGCAGTTCCGGCCTGCCGTTCCGACGGCGGTGACGCGAACGCTGCAGCGCGCCCTTGCCAAGGCACCGGCCGACCGCTTCGCCACGGCGCTGGCGTTCTCGGAGGCGTTGCGCCTGCCGGCCGCCGAGCGCGCCGAGGCCCGGTCGGTGGCGGTCCTTCCGTTCGTCAGCATGAGTGCCGACGCGGAGAACGAGTACTTCGCCGATGGCATCACCGAGGACGTGATCGCGCAGCTCTCCAAGATCAAGGCGCTCAAGGTGGTGTCGCGCACGTCGGTGATGCAGTTCAAGCAGCGGGAGCAGGGACTGCGCGAGATCGCGGAGCGGTTGCAGGTGGGGGCGTTGCTGGAGGGGAGCGTGCGGCGGGTTGGTGGCCGCGTGCGGATCGTGGCGCAGCTTATCGACGCCGCCAGCGACCAGCATCTCTGGGCCGAGACGTATGACCGCGACCTGACCGACATCTTCGAGATCCAGTCGGAGGTGGCGCTGCACATTGCCAAGGCGCTGCGGGCGGAGCTCACGCCGGACGAGAACCTGCGAATCGCGCGTCAGCCGACGAAGGACCTGCGGGCGTACCAGCTCTTCCTGCAGGGGCGTCAGGTGCTGGGGAAGTTCACCGCCGACGGGCTACGCAGCGCACTCCACTATTTCGAGCGTGCCATCGAGCGCGATCCGGACTATGCGCCGGCGTACTCGGGCATCGCGCTGGCGCTGACCGACCTGGGGGAGCAGGGCGTGCTGACGCCGGAGGAGGCATATCCGCGGGCGAAGGCGGCGGCGGCGCGCGCTATCGCGCTCGACGACGCGCTCGGCGACGGGCACTGCACGATGGCGTACGTGAAGATGGTGCACGACTTCGACTGGGGCGGCGCCGAGTCGGAGTTCAAGCGAGCGCTGGAACTGAGCCCGAGCAACGCCGACGCATACGACCTGTACGGCCGCCTGTGCGCCGCGCTGGAGCGTTTCGACGAGGCCATCACGATGCTGCAGCGGGCGCAGGAGCTGGATCCGCTGATGCACCGGAACGACATGGCGACGGCGCTGCTGAGGGCGGGGCGCTACGAGGACGCGCTGGAGGTCGCGATGCGCACCGTGGAGTTCGACGGCGAGAACGCGCGTGCACAATCGACGCTGGGGTGGGCGTACCTGGGCCTGGGGAGGGTGGAGGAGGGGCTCGCGGCGCTGGAGCGCGGTGTTGCCCTGGCCCCGTGGAGCACGATGTGGCTGGCGCAGCTCGCCGAAGCGTATGCGTTGCATGGCAAGGTGCCCCAGGCCCGGGAGATCCTGGGGCGTTTGCTGGAGGAGTCGCGGACGCGGTTCGTGGCCCCGTACCATCTGGCGTACATCTACACGGGGCTGGGCCAGTACGACGACGCGATCGATTGTCTCGAGTCGGCGTTCGCGAGCCGGTCGGGGGCGATGTACGGGGTGAAGGGGTCGTTCCTGTTCCGTCCACTGCACGGGCATCCGCGGTTCGTGGAGCTGTTGGGGCGGATGCACCTGGCGTAGGGGGGTGTAAGGGTGGGATCGGCTGGGGCGTGGGGAGCGTTCGTCCGGTCACGGGGAGGGACCGTTCGCCCCGGCGTCGCTTGTGCCCGGGGCCCCGGGCCGCGACAATGAACGTCTGACCGAAAACCCGGAGAACACATGCGCTATTCGATGCTTGCTGTCGCGGTCCTCGTGGCGTCCGCCCCGCTGTCCGTCCAGGCCCAGGATGCCGACCGCTCGGTGAAGGGGGGAATCTCGGTGGCCGGCTGGAAGGGGCGCGTCGACCGTCGTGCGGCGTCGCAGGGGAAGACGGTGAACGACTCGAAGTTCTCGGCCGATGGGAAGTCGTTCCGCATGTCGGTGGGGCCGGCGGCGTTCTACTGGAACCCGGCCAACACGGCGTCGGGCGACTACACCGTCAAGGCGAAGTTCTTCGAGCACAAGATGACGGCGAGCCACCCGCACTCGTACGGGATCTTCATCGGCGGGAACGACCTGGAGAGCGACACCGAGACGCTGATGTACTGCATCGCGTACGGGAACGGGACGTACTCGGTCAAGACGTTCCATGGCTCGAACGTGCAGACGCTGGTGAACTTGGAGAAATCGCCGGCGTTGCAGCAGGCGGATGCCACCGGGGCGTCGACGAACGAGATCGCGTGGCAGGTGAAGGGGGGAAAGGCGTCGTGCGTGATCAATGGGAAGGTGGTCCACACCTTCGACAAGTTCGACGTGGTGGCGCCGGACAAGCTCAAGTCGCTCGATGGCGTGTACGGTATCCGCGTGAGCCACAACGTGGAGCTGACGGTGAGCGACTTCGGGATGTCGAAGTAAGCGGTCGGCGTGGCGCTCTCCGAGTCGGCGGCGTCGGCGGCGTCGGCGGCGTGGACCAGTCGCGTCCTGGCGGCGGTGATCGCCCGCGGCGGGCGCTACCTGGTGTGCCAGCGCCCCGCGCACAAGCGGCACGGTGGGTTGTGGGAGTTTCCCGGAGGGAAGCTCGAGCCGGGTGAGGGCGATGCGGACGCGGCGACGCGCGAGCTTCGCGAGGAGCTGGGGGTGACGGTGTCGAGCGTCGGCAGCGAGCTGCTGACGGTGCACGATGCGGGATCGCCCTTCCTGATCGCCTTCGTGGCGGTGAGCATCGACGGGGAGCCAGCCTGCCTGGAACACTCGGCGCTGGCGTGGGCGACCCCTGACGAGCTGTTGCAGTACGAACTGGCGCCAAGCGACCGGCGGTTCGTGGAGTGGCTGCTGGCGCGGGCGGGGCCCG
This genomic interval carries:
- a CDS encoding beta-ketoacyl-[acyl-carrier-protein] synthase II; the protein is MSMKPRIVVTGIGVVTPIGSGREAFWSALTAGVSGGGPISAFDASPYATQIAAECRDFDPMAYMHRKLAGRMGRNSQMAVAAAMQAVQDAGLDLAGMDTARVGCCVGAAAGDFNTLEENHVEFLDRGAKAISPFCVPKVIPNMPAGNVAIALGIHGPNFAALSACATGAHSIGMALLLLRAGQADVMLAGGVESTITPFVLNGYVAMGALSKRNDAPARASRPFDKTRDGFVMGEGAGVLVLETLEHARARGAEPIAEVAGFGATADGFGLAQPDPEAAWTAKAMELALRDAGMSASDVQYINAHGTSTPANDRSETKAILKVFGDAPPLVSSNKSMIGHTLGAAGAIEAAATALTVKHGVIPPTINFEVPDEEIPLDVVPNVARSVRVEAALSNSFGFGGQNGVLAFRKV